Proteins found in one Megalobrama amblycephala isolate DHTTF-2021 linkage group LG5, ASM1881202v1, whole genome shotgun sequence genomic segment:
- the bnip4 gene encoding BCL2 interacting protein 4 — MSTQKLITQEESLQESWVELHYDSCSEHSEDTPALSDITDLEKMLLEAQRESSSSSRTSSHCSSPRHVQTPPLISAASFNTHTIAQEEVVPESKQEAETIARICDWSSRPENVPPAALIFKRPKRNRLCSRNSDKNDKEMNTNLLKLLLPSLVLTHILMLGLGICIGRRLSTQCSVI; from the exons ATGTCAACTCAAAAACTTATAACTCAGGAAGAAAGTCTGCAAG AGTCATGGGTGGAGCTCCACTACGATTCATGTAGCGAACATAGTGAGGACACACCAGCCCTGTCTGATATCACAGACCTGGAGAAAATGCTTCTGGAAGCACAGCGGGAATCCAGcagtagttcacggacaagctcTCACTGCAGCAG TCCTCGACATGTCCAAACACCTCCACTCATCAGTGCAGCCTCCTTCAACACACACACCATTgcacag GAGGAAGTTGTACCagagagcaaacaggaagcTGAGACTATCGCAAGGATCTGTGACTGGTCCAGCCGGCCAGAGAATGTACCACCAGCAGCACTGATTTTTAAACGGCCAAAGCGGAACAGATTGTGCAGCAGAAACTCAGACAAAAATGacaaggaaatgaacacaaacttGCTGAAGTTATTGCTACCCTCCCTAGTTTTGACACACATCCTCATGCTTGGGTTGGG GATCTGTATTGGACGGCGCCTCTCCACTCAGTGCTCTGTTATCTGA
- the smndc1 gene encoding survival of motor neuron-related-splicing factor 30 isoform X1 — protein sequence MNANAVLNKMSEELVKQLSNYKAQLQQVEAALSTDPDNEDLLKLQKDLQEVIELTKDLLTSQPVEGAASTKSSETVAPTHSWRVGDHCMAIWSQDGQLYEAEIEEIDSENGTAAITFAGYGNAEVLPLHVLKEVEEGRSREEKDGKPKSKKELLAEQREYKKKKAQKKVQRMKELEQEREVQKSKWQQFNNKAYSKNKKGQVKRSIFASPESVNGKVGVGTCGIADKPMTQYNDTSKYNVRHLMPQ from the exons ATGAACGCAAATGCTGTATTAAATAAA ATGTCTGAAGAGTTGGTAAAGCAGTTGAGCAATTATAAAGCTCAGCTGCAGCAGGTGGAAGCGGCACTCTCTACAGATCCAGATAATGAAGATCTGCTTAAACTGCAGAAGGATCTCCAG GAGGTGATTGAGTTGACAAAAGACCTGTTGACATCACAGCCTGTGGAGGGTGCAGCCAGCACCAAAAGCTCAGAGACAGTCGCTCCCACTCACAGCTGGAGGGTCGGAGACCATTGCATGGCCATCTGGAGCCAGGACGGACA GTTGTACGAGGCGGAAATTGAAGAGATTGACAGTGAGAACGGCACGGCAGCCATCACCTTCGCTGGCTATGGCAACGCAGAGGTGTTGCCGCTTCATGTGCTCAAAGAAGTGGAGGAGGGCAGGAGCAGGGAAGAGAAGGATGGAAAGCCCAAATCCAA GAAAGAGCTGCTGGCAGAACAGAGGGAATATAAGAAGAAAAAGGCCCAAAAGAAGGTGCAGCGCATGAAGGAGCTGgagcaagagagagaagttCAGAAATCCAAATGGCAGCAGTTTAACAACAAAGCCTATTCCAAAAATAAGAAAGGACAG GTGAAGAGGAGTATATTTGCATCTCCAGAGAGTGTGAATGGAAAGGTTGGCGTCGGCACGTGTGGTATTGCAGATAAACCCATGACCCAGTACAATGACACTTCCAAGTATAATGTCAGGCACCTAATGCCCCAGTGA
- the smndc1 gene encoding survival of motor neuron-related-splicing factor 30 isoform X2, translated as MSEELVKQLSNYKAQLQQVEAALSTDPDNEDLLKLQKDLQEVIELTKDLLTSQPVEGAASTKSSETVAPTHSWRVGDHCMAIWSQDGQLYEAEIEEIDSENGTAAITFAGYGNAEVLPLHVLKEVEEGRSREEKDGKPKSKKELLAEQREYKKKKAQKKVQRMKELEQEREVQKSKWQQFNNKAYSKNKKGQVKRSIFASPESVNGKVGVGTCGIADKPMTQYNDTSKYNVRHLMPQ; from the exons ATGTCTGAAGAGTTGGTAAAGCAGTTGAGCAATTATAAAGCTCAGCTGCAGCAGGTGGAAGCGGCACTCTCTACAGATCCAGATAATGAAGATCTGCTTAAACTGCAGAAGGATCTCCAG GAGGTGATTGAGTTGACAAAAGACCTGTTGACATCACAGCCTGTGGAGGGTGCAGCCAGCACCAAAAGCTCAGAGACAGTCGCTCCCACTCACAGCTGGAGGGTCGGAGACCATTGCATGGCCATCTGGAGCCAGGACGGACA GTTGTACGAGGCGGAAATTGAAGAGATTGACAGTGAGAACGGCACGGCAGCCATCACCTTCGCTGGCTATGGCAACGCAGAGGTGTTGCCGCTTCATGTGCTCAAAGAAGTGGAGGAGGGCAGGAGCAGGGAAGAGAAGGATGGAAAGCCCAAATCCAA GAAAGAGCTGCTGGCAGAACAGAGGGAATATAAGAAGAAAAAGGCCCAAAAGAAGGTGCAGCGCATGAAGGAGCTGgagcaagagagagaagttCAGAAATCCAAATGGCAGCAGTTTAACAACAAAGCCTATTCCAAAAATAAGAAAGGACAG GTGAAGAGGAGTATATTTGCATCTCCAGAGAGTGTGAATGGAAAGGTTGGCGTCGGCACGTGTGGTATTGCAGATAAACCCATGACCCAGTACAATGACACTTCCAAGTATAATGTCAGGCACCTAATGCCCCAGTGA